One window of the Chitinophaga niabensis genome contains the following:
- a CDS encoding penicillin-binding protein 1A encodes MKKSVKLLWWVFGGGLAFLVILILLINLRLIGHMPSIEELENPRTALASQVLAEDGTVMGKYLSVDRSNIDYKDISKNVINALLATEDRGFYEHSGISAKGTLAIPFYLLIGKKRGSSTITQQLALNLQADAEGKQRARNFFARAFQKLPEWVISIKLERNFTKEEIITLYLNTVTFGDNVYGIENGARTFFSKDPSRLSLEEAAMLVGMLKGPSQFNPRRNPQMARDRRNTVIENMMDEGYITKAEGEAAKNRPIVLRYNKIDHNKGLAPYFREVLRAELKTWCKDHKKADGTEYNLYRDGLKIYTTINPRMQLYAEEAVAKHLKDLQKSFAQQSNIKSGKVWDKRQKDLESFMKESDRYKQMKDDEATDEEIKKAFSTPTKMKVFSWRSFTEPDLNDIDTVMTPMDSIKYMRAVLQAGFMAMDPESGEVKAWVGGPNFRYFKNDHVYKTKRQVGSTFKPFLYCFALMNGFSPNAMLPNEPVTIGNWTVSRNSEGSVGGSISMAGALAKSLNLVSVYLIKQIGAKAFADFAQNKIGFESKIPEYPSIALGTPELSLFEMLRAYTMFPARGVITKPIYITRIEDRNGNILETSVPEKREVISETDSYTMVKMMEGVTAPGGTGARLRFRFNIPGEIGGKTGTTNDNTDGWFLGYTPQLLAGAWVGCENNYLRFASTALGQGANTGLPIWAYFMQKVYADKTLGVDPNSTFPIPANLHNDLYFNYDSNVQPGAEAEDVGNGAATDYEPVVDVGQYGEPVENQKKEEPAKEKEPVKEKDKPAKDPATQPKDPKALMPPKPVKKDN; translated from the coding sequence ATGAAGAAATCCGTAAAATTATTATGGTGGGTATTCGGGGGAGGGCTTGCCTTCCTGGTGATCCTTATTTTACTCATCAACCTCCGCCTCATTGGGCATATGCCCAGTATTGAGGAACTGGAGAACCCCAGAACGGCCCTTGCCTCGCAGGTACTTGCTGAGGATGGTACCGTTATGGGAAAATATCTTTCCGTAGACCGTTCCAATATCGACTATAAGGATATCTCCAAAAACGTTATCAATGCCCTCCTGGCTACGGAAGACCGTGGTTTCTATGAACACTCCGGTATTTCTGCCAAAGGCACTCTTGCGATCCCTTTTTACCTGCTGATCGGTAAAAAAAGAGGGTCCAGTACCATTACACAGCAGCTGGCACTGAACCTGCAAGCGGATGCAGAAGGAAAACAAAGGGCCAGGAATTTCTTTGCACGTGCTTTTCAGAAATTACCGGAATGGGTGATCTCTATCAAACTGGAAAGGAATTTCACCAAAGAAGAGATCATTACGCTCTATCTGAATACCGTTACTTTCGGAGATAACGTATATGGCATTGAAAACGGTGCACGTACTTTCTTCAGTAAAGATCCCAGCCGTTTGTCACTCGAAGAGGCAGCTATGCTGGTAGGTATGCTGAAAGGCCCTTCCCAGTTCAATCCCAGGAGGAATCCTCAAATGGCGCGGGACAGAAGGAACACGGTGATCGAGAACATGATGGATGAAGGCTACATCACTAAGGCGGAAGGTGAAGCTGCTAAAAACCGCCCCATCGTTTTACGCTATAATAAAATAGATCATAATAAAGGACTGGCTCCTTACTTCCGTGAGGTACTGCGGGCTGAATTAAAAACCTGGTGTAAAGACCATAAAAAAGCAGACGGTACAGAATACAATCTCTATCGTGATGGCCTGAAGATCTACACCACTATCAATCCCCGGATGCAATTGTATGCGGAGGAAGCAGTGGCCAAACATCTGAAAGACCTGCAAAAATCTTTCGCGCAGCAGTCTAATATCAAGTCCGGCAAAGTGTGGGACAAAAGGCAAAAAGACCTGGAGTCTTTCATGAAAGAATCCGACCGTTACAAACAAATGAAGGATGACGAAGCTACGGACGAAGAGATCAAAAAAGCTTTCAGTACGCCAACTAAAATGAAAGTATTCTCGTGGCGCAGTTTCACTGAACCAGACCTGAATGATATTGATACCGTGATGACGCCGATGGATTCCATCAAATACATGCGTGCTGTACTGCAGGCAGGTTTCATGGCGATGGACCCTGAAAGCGGAGAAGTGAAAGCGTGGGTAGGTGGTCCTAACTTCCGTTATTTCAAAAATGATCACGTTTATAAAACCAAACGCCAGGTGGGTTCCACCTTCAAACCATTCCTTTACTGCTTTGCTTTGATGAATGGTTTCAGTCCGAATGCGATGCTGCCCAACGAACCTGTTACCATTGGTAACTGGACGGTGAGCCGTAATTCTGAAGGAAGTGTGGGTGGTTCTATTTCCATGGCAGGTGCATTGGCTAAATCGCTGAACCTGGTGAGTGTTTACCTCATCAAACAAATAGGCGCCAAAGCTTTTGCGGATTTTGCGCAGAACAAGATCGGATTTGAAAGTAAGATCCCTGAGTATCCATCTATTGCATTGGGTACACCGGAGCTTTCTCTGTTTGAAATGCTGCGTGCGTATACCATGTTCCCTGCAAGAGGGGTGATCACCAAACCTATTTACATCACACGTATTGAAGACCGTAATGGTAATATCCTGGAAACTTCTGTTCCTGAAAAAAGAGAAGTGATCAGTGAAACAGATTCTTATACGATGGTGAAGATGATGGAAGGGGTAACTGCCCCAGGTGGTACCGGTGCGAGATTACGTTTCCGTTTTAATATTCCCGGAGAGATCGGTGGTAAGACAGGTACTACGAATGATAATACAGATGGATGGTTCCTGGGTTATACACCGCAATTGCTGGCTGGTGCATGGGTAGGCTGCGAAAACAACTACCTGCGTTTTGCGAGTACGGCATTGGGACAGGGTGCGAATACAGGTTTACCTATCTGGGCTTATTTCATGCAGAAGGTATATGCAGATAAAACACTGGGGGTAGATCCTAATTCTACATTCCCTATTCCTGCTAACCTGCATAATGATCTGTACTTTAATTATGATTCCAATGTACAGCCCGGTGCAGAAGCTGAAGATGTGGGGAATGGTGCTGCTACGGATTATGAACCGGTAGTGGATGTAGGGCAGTATGGAGAACCGGTAGAGAATCAGAAAAAGGAAGAGCCGGCGAAAGAGAAAGAACCGGTGAAAGAGAAAGATAAACCGGCAAAAGATCCGGCTACGCAGCCAAAGGATCCGAAGGCTTTGATGCCGCCGAAGCCGGTGAAGAAGGATAATTAG
- a CDS encoding M20/M25/M40 family metallo-hydrolase, with protein sequence MRVILLAGLLLTGAASYAQTYMPSAERITKTVSYLASDKLKGRGTAEKGGEKASKYVAKKFAAMGLEPGFNGKYYQPFTFTRGKHVDVPSRNVIGFLDNGAPYTIIIGAHYDHLGRAGLFDGKYPVGEIHNGADDNASGVAGLLELARYYTENGTKEDFNFMFIAFGGEELGLQGSKYYVKNPVDSLDNIHFMLNMDMIGRYNAERGVGIGGYGSAEEWPAIFKDVKGNGVKFFTDAAGKGGSDHHSFYVSGVPVLFFHTGGHDDYHKPTDDIAKLKAKEEAGILDVAIQLINNAMKEKKLTYKEVEEK encoded by the coding sequence ATGAGAGTTATTCTATTAGCAGGTTTATTATTAACTGGTGCTGCCAGTTACGCACAAACTTATATGCCCTCTGCGGAGCGCATTACCAAAACAGTGAGTTATCTCGCTTCTGATAAATTGAAAGGAAGAGGTACAGCAGAAAAAGGAGGGGAGAAAGCAAGTAAGTATGTAGCAAAGAAATTTGCTGCCATGGGCCTGGAGCCCGGTTTTAACGGCAAATATTATCAACCCTTCACCTTTACCCGTGGCAAACATGTTGACGTACCCAGCAGGAATGTGATCGGCTTCCTGGATAACGGAGCACCCTATACGATCATCATTGGCGCACATTATGATCACCTGGGCCGTGCCGGTCTGTTCGATGGAAAATATCCCGTCGGTGAGATCCATAACGGGGCTGATGATAATGCCTCCGGTGTGGCAGGTTTACTGGAACTGGCAAGGTATTACACAGAGAATGGAACGAAAGAAGATTTCAATTTTATGTTCATTGCTTTTGGCGGAGAAGAACTGGGATTACAAGGCTCAAAGTATTATGTGAAGAACCCGGTTGATTCGCTGGATAATATCCATTTCATGCTGAACATGGATATGATAGGGCGGTATAATGCTGAACGTGGTGTAGGCATTGGCGGATATGGCAGTGCGGAAGAATGGCCGGCCATTTTTAAAGATGTTAAAGGAAATGGGGTGAAGTTCTTTACAGATGCAGCCGGTAAGGGTGGATCAGATCATCATAGTTTTTATGTATCAGGAGTACCCGTATTATTCTTTCACACCGGCGGGCACGATGATTACCACAAACCTACAGATGATATTGCTAAGCTGAAAGCCAAAGAGGAAGCCGGTATCCTGGATGTTGCCATACAACTGATCAACAATGCCATGAAGGAAAAGAAGCTGACTTATAAGGAAGTGGAAGAAAAGTAG
- the yidC gene encoding membrane protein insertase YidC, which produces MDRNSVIGFVLLGALLIGYIFWNQQSTNTAKLEKARQDSIANLNKPKEEQAKVIDSTGSNTVLDSARLQSEYGPFAAAASGTEQQQVLENKLVKITFSNKGGEPRTIQLLDFKTSDGKPLFLQQGSFNRTGLKIPLANNQSLNTSDAYFAPQPVQKNADGSQTISYRLGTSANQYLEYVYTLKADSYLVDYTINLIGMQNVLPKGNINFQWNSQADRQEHNMEQERLNNQIHYRFANKDHDYFTLTNRSQEKLDKPIQWISFKQQFFNITLLARKENFASAEINTKVPESGNIVGQNMTTLAIPYNGAAAYSFPMEVFYGPNHYQTLKRMDVDLEKIIPLGSGIFAFVKYVNKWIIIPVFNFLGSLTSNYGLIILLLTIFIRLIIAPFTYQSYVSAAKMKVLKPELDELRAKYKDDQQSFGVEQMKLFRSAGVNPLGGCLPALMQLPILVAMYSFFPSSIELRQESFLWAKDLSTYDSIYTFGFNIPFYGDHISLFTILMTITSLILAFYNRGMTDQSNPVMKYMPYVFPVMLLGIFNKLAAALTYYYFLSNVISILLQWVIQTFVINHDKIHAKIQANKSKPKTQSKWAAKLEEMQKRQQEIQKTPKKK; this is translated from the coding sequence ATGGACAGAAATTCGGTCATTGGTTTTGTGTTGCTTGGCGCTTTGCTGATTGGATATATTTTCTGGAATCAACAAAGCACTAATACTGCAAAGCTGGAGAAGGCCCGCCAGGATTCCATCGCCAACCTGAATAAGCCTAAGGAAGAACAGGCCAAAGTAATTGATTCTACAGGCAGCAATACTGTACTGGACTCAGCCCGTCTGCAAAGCGAATACGGTCCTTTTGCCGCAGCCGCCAGCGGAACGGAACAACAACAGGTACTGGAGAACAAACTGGTAAAGATCACTTTTAGCAATAAAGGTGGTGAACCACGTACTATTCAACTGCTTGATTTTAAAACCTCTGATGGCAAGCCCCTGTTCCTGCAACAAGGTTCCTTTAACAGAACAGGCCTTAAAATACCTTTAGCGAATAACCAGTCGCTCAATACTTCAGATGCCTACTTTGCACCACAGCCGGTACAAAAGAACGCAGATGGCAGTCAGACCATCAGCTACCGCCTCGGTACCAGCGCTAACCAATACCTGGAATATGTATACACCCTGAAAGCAGACAGCTACCTCGTGGATTATACCATCAACCTCATTGGTATGCAGAACGTATTGCCGAAAGGTAATATCAACTTCCAGTGGAACAGCCAGGCAGACCGCCAGGAGCATAACATGGAACAGGAGCGTTTAAATAACCAGATCCATTACCGCTTTGCGAATAAGGACCATGATTATTTCACCCTCACTAACCGCAGCCAGGAAAAACTGGATAAACCTATTCAGTGGATCAGCTTCAAGCAGCAATTCTTCAACATCACCCTGCTGGCCCGCAAAGAAAACTTTGCATCCGCAGAGATCAATACCAAAGTACCTGAAAGTGGCAACATCGTTGGTCAGAACATGACCACCCTGGCGATCCCTTATAATGGTGCTGCCGCTTACAGCTTCCCAATGGAAGTGTTTTACGGTCCTAACCACTACCAGACTTTGAAAAGAATGGATGTGGACCTGGAAAAGATCATCCCCCTGGGCTCCGGTATCTTTGCCTTTGTGAAGTACGTGAACAAATGGATCATCATCCCTGTGTTCAACTTCCTGGGTAGTCTTACTTCCAACTATGGTCTCATCATCCTGTTGCTCACCATCTTCATCCGCCTGATCATTGCTCCGTTCACTTATCAGAGTTATGTATCCGCTGCAAAGATGAAAGTGCTGAAACCTGAACTGGATGAACTGCGTGCCAAATACAAAGATGATCAGCAATCCTTTGGTGTGGAACAAATGAAACTCTTCCGCAGCGCCGGTGTGAACCCGCTGGGAGGTTGTTTGCCTGCACTGATGCAATTGCCCATCCTCGTAGCGATGTACTCTTTCTTCCCCTCTTCCATTGAGTTGAGACAGGAAAGTTTCCTCTGGGCAAAAGACCTTTCCACTTACGATTCCATCTATACCTTCGGTTTCAATATTCCTTTCTACGGAGATCACATCAGCTTGTTCACCATCCTGATGACCATCACCAGTTTGATCCTCGCTTTCTACAACCGTGGAATGACGGACCAAAGCAACCCTGTGATGAAATACATGCCATATGTATTCCCCGTAATGTTGCTAGGTATCTTCAATAAATTGGCAGCAGCGCTTACTTATTACTACTTCCTGAGTAACGTGATCAGTATCCTGTTGCAATGGGTGATCCAGACTTTTGTGATCAACCACGACAAGATCCACGCAAAGATCCAGGCGAATAAATCGAAGCCGAAAACCCAATCCAAATGGGCGGCGAAACTGGAAGAAATGCAGAAACGCCAGCAGGAAATACAGAAAACACCCAAGAAGAAATAA
- a CDS encoding CTP synthase has product MAKYIFVTGGVTSSLGKGIIAASLAKLLQARGFKVTIQKFDPYINVDPGTLNPYEHGECYVTEDGAETDLDLGHYERFLNTPTSQANNVTTGRIYQTVINKEREGAYLGKTVQVIPHITDEIKRRILLLGKDNKFDIVITELGGTVGDIESLPYIEAVRQLQWELGEEDCLVVHLTLIPYLRAAKELKTKPTQHSVRLLSENGVHPDIIVCRTEEPLYRELKKKIALFCNVQVDAVIEAQDVGTIYEVPLEMMREKLDVICLKKLNLPVEKEPELIKWREFLDKLKYPKTKVTIGLIGKYVELQDAYKSILESFVHAGAVNECKVIVQNIHSEHITPENVSEKLKNLDGLLVAPGFGHRGIEGKITAIQYARENHLPFFGICLGMQMAVVEYSRNVLGLRDAHSTEMNPETPYPVINLMEEQKKITKMGGTMRLGSYACELKPGSQAAQIYHNQASINERHRHRYEFNNDFLDQLEEGGLVASGKNPETGLVEMIELPGHPFFIGGQFHPELKSTVESPAPIFVSFIAAAKNFAESRNGKAKQAEEKMIHD; this is encoded by the coding sequence ATGGCAAAATATATCTTCGTTACGGGAGGTGTTACTTCCTCATTGGGTAAAGGAATTATCGCAGCATCCCTCGCAAAACTATTGCAGGCACGCGGCTTTAAAGTGACAATTCAGAAATTTGATCCGTATATCAATGTGGATCCCGGTACACTCAACCCCTACGAACACGGGGAATGTTACGTAACCGAAGATGGCGCCGAAACAGATCTCGATCTGGGCCACTACGAGCGTTTCCTCAACACTCCTACTTCCCAGGCTAACAACGTTACCACCGGGCGTATCTATCAAACCGTGATCAACAAAGAAAGAGAAGGGGCCTACCTGGGTAAAACCGTTCAGGTGATCCCGCACATCACGGATGAGATCAAACGCCGCATCCTCCTCCTGGGCAAGGATAATAAATTCGACATCGTGATCACCGAACTCGGTGGTACCGTGGGGGATATTGAATCCCTCCCTTATATAGAAGCAGTTCGTCAGTTGCAATGGGAACTGGGGGAAGAAGATTGCCTCGTTGTGCACCTCACCCTCATTCCGTACCTGCGTGCGGCGAAAGAGCTGAAAACCAAACCTACACAACACTCCGTAAGATTATTAAGCGAAAACGGCGTGCACCCGGATATTATCGTGTGCCGTACCGAAGAACCCTTATATCGTGAACTGAAGAAAAAGATCGCCCTGTTCTGTAATGTACAGGTAGATGCTGTGATAGAAGCGCAGGACGTGGGAACCATCTATGAAGTGCCCCTGGAAATGATGCGCGAGAAACTGGATGTGATCTGCCTGAAAAAGCTGAACCTCCCCGTAGAAAAAGAACCCGAACTCATCAAATGGCGCGAGTTCCTGGATAAACTGAAATATCCTAAAACCAAAGTGACCATTGGTTTGATCGGTAAATACGTGGAATTACAGGATGCCTACAAATCCATCCTGGAATCATTTGTTCATGCAGGTGCCGTGAATGAATGCAAAGTGATCGTACAAAACATTCACTCTGAACATATTACACCGGAAAACGTAAGTGAGAAACTGAAAAACCTGGATGGTTTGCTGGTTGCTCCCGGTTTTGGCCACAGGGGAATAGAAGGAAAGATCACCGCTATCCAGTACGCCCGCGAAAACCACCTGCCTTTCTTTGGTATCTGTTTAGGTATGCAAATGGCAGTAGTGGAGTATTCCCGGAACGTACTCGGCCTCCGCGATGCACACTCCACAGAAATGAACCCGGAAACTCCTTACCCGGTGATCAACCTGATGGAAGAACAAAAGAAGATCACCAAAATGGGCGGTACCATGCGTTTGGGTTCCTATGCCTGCGAACTGAAACCCGGCTCGCAAGCTGCCCAGATCTACCATAACCAGGCCTCTATTAATGAACGCCACCGTCACCGCTACGAATTTAATAACGACTTCCTGGACCAGTTAGAAGAGGGCGGCCTTGTTGCCTCCGGTAAAAACCCGGAAACCGGCCTCGTGGAAATGATCGAACTGCCAGGCCATCCCTTCTTTATAGGCGGCCAGTTCCACCCGGAACTGAAAAGTACCGTAGAAAGCCCGGCGCCTATATTTGTCAGCTTCATCGCTGCCGCCAAGAATTTTGCCGAAAGCAGGAACGGCAAAGCTAAACAGGCGGAAGAGAAGATGATACATGATTGA
- a CDS encoding acyl-CoA thioesterase — protein sequence MTLTPKKAHDSLINMTELVLPNDTNTFANLMGGRLMYWMDIAAALACMKHCAAPVVTASVDNISFENPIKLGNVVHIEAQVTRAFTTSMEVHMKVWGEDPVQQYRYKSNEAFMTFVALDPNGKARHVPAIIPESEDEVKLYEGALRRRQLRLILGGKMKPADAGELKALFYEQ from the coding sequence ATGACCTTGACGCCCAAGAAGGCACATGACTCCCTGATCAATATGACTGAGCTGGTGCTTCCGAACGACACCAATACTTTTGCCAACCTGATGGGGGGCCGTTTAATGTACTGGATGGACATTGCTGCCGCCCTTGCCTGCATGAAACATTGTGCTGCCCCTGTTGTTACTGCTTCTGTAGATAATATCTCCTTTGAAAATCCCATTAAACTGGGGAACGTGGTACATATTGAAGCCCAGGTTACCCGTGCTTTCACTACTTCCATGGAAGTACATATGAAAGTATGGGGGGAAGATCCTGTGCAGCAGTACCGGTATAAATCCAACGAAGCCTTTATGACCTTTGTGGCCCTGGACCCTAATGGCAAGGCCCGTCACGTACCGGCTATCATCCCGGAATCTGAGGATGAGGTGAAACTGTATGAAGGGGCGCTCCGCCGCAGACAGTTAAGGCTGATCCTGGGCGGGAAGATGAAACCTGCAGATGCGGGAGAACTGAAGGCCTTGTTTTACGAGCAATAA
- a CDS encoding precorrin-2 dehydrogenase/sirohydrochlorin ferrochelatase family protein translates to MEENHLFPVFFKLDQLQVLVVGGGNVGTEKVNAILQNCPAARVTVVATWFAPELESLTAGFPNVTLIQKAFSCGDLFGKDLVIAATADRELNACIWEKAKASKVLINVADTPGLCDFYLGSIVQKGNLKIAISTNGKSPTIAKRLKEVLNDAIPDTLESVLQHLQILRDRLKGDFNDKVKKLNELTSVLVSRDH, encoded by the coding sequence ATGGAAGAGAATCATTTATTTCCTGTTTTCTTTAAGCTGGATCAGTTACAGGTACTGGTAGTAGGAGGTGGAAATGTGGGTACGGAAAAAGTGAACGCCATCTTACAGAATTGCCCCGCAGCAAGGGTAACCGTTGTGGCTACCTGGTTTGCACCTGAACTGGAAAGCCTCACGGCCGGGTTCCCTAATGTAACGCTCATCCAAAAAGCGTTCTCCTGTGGAGACCTGTTCGGAAAAGACCTGGTGATTGCCGCCACGGCAGACAGGGAATTAAATGCATGCATCTGGGAAAAAGCAAAAGCCAGCAAGGTGCTGATCAATGTAGCAGATACCCCCGGCTTATGCGATTTCTACCTGGGTTCCATTGTACAGAAAGGAAACCTGAAGATCGCCATTTCCACAAACGGCAAATCCCCCACCATCGCAAAAAGATTAAAAGAGGTACTGAACGATGCCATCCCCGATACCCTGGAATCTGTTTTACAGCATTTGCAGATCCTGAGGGACAGGCTGAAAGGTGATTTCAATGATAAAGTGAAGAAATTGAATGAATTGACCAGCGTACTGGTGAGCAGGGATCATTGA
- the cobA gene encoding uroporphyrinogen-III C-methyltransferase, which yields MQTIQPKVTLVGAGPGDPELITVKGLKAIQNARVILYDALSNNELLDNAPQNCLKRFVGKRAGMHVYTQAEINRMIVKYALTYGSVVRLKGGDSFVFGRGQEELASAQQYGIETEVIPGISSAISVPGVNKIPVTARNVSEGFWVITGTTQDGKLSRDLEFAIQANTTVVILMGMSKLDEIAAIYTQQGKGQTPAAIIQNGTLPTQKMGVGNVSDLGTFAREQGLKNPAIIVIGEVVRFHEAFQDLQAKLAENYKQIA from the coding sequence ATGCAAACAATACAACCGAAAGTGACACTGGTAGGCGCGGGACCCGGAGACCCGGAACTGATCACTGTAAAAGGACTGAAGGCCATTCAAAATGCCCGGGTGATCCTCTATGATGCTTTATCCAACAATGAACTGCTGGACAATGCACCACAGAACTGTCTGAAACGTTTTGTAGGCAAACGCGCAGGTATGCATGTGTACACACAGGCTGAGATTAACCGCATGATCGTTAAATATGCATTAACCTATGGGAGTGTAGTCCGGCTGAAAGGCGGCGATTCCTTTGTATTTGGCCGTGGTCAGGAAGAACTGGCTTCTGCACAGCAGTATGGTATAGAAACAGAAGTGATCCCCGGCATCAGCAGTGCTATTTCCGTACCGGGTGTGAATAAAATTCCTGTAACCGCACGTAACGTGAGTGAAGGGTTTTGGGTGATCACGGGTACCACCCAGGATGGAAAACTTTCCCGTGACCTGGAATTTGCTATCCAGGCAAATACTACGGTAGTGATCCTCATGGGCATGAGTAAACTGGATGAAATTGCTGCTATTTACACCCAACAGGGTAAAGGCCAGACGCCTGCCGCGATTATTCAGAACGGAACACTCCCTACCCAGAAAATGGGTGTGGGAAATGTGTCTGATCTGGGTACATTTGCAAGAGAGCAGGGGCTGAAGAATCCCGCAATCATTGTGATAGGGGAAGTGGTAAGGTTCCATGAAGCGTTTCAGGACCTGCAGGCAAAGCTCGCGGAGAATTACAAGCAAATAGCATAA